One region of Peribacillus asahii genomic DNA includes:
- a CDS encoding helix-turn-helix domain-containing protein: MLTKLSILYFFKFFNNPLWKLLIDHDIKKSELREMTGISSASIAKLNKGENITTGILLRICKALDCDITDIMELVRE; the protein is encoded by the coding sequence TTGCTTACTAAACTTTCTATACTGTATTTCTTTAAATTTTTCAATAATCCACTCTGGAAATTGCTGATTGACCATGACATCAAAAAGTCTGAATTGCGAGAGATGACAGGCATCAGTTCCGCCTCCATTGCAAAGCTCAACAAAGGCGAAAACATTACAACTGGTATTCTTCTTCGTATCTGTAAGGCGCTTGATTGCGATATCACCGACATCATGGAATTGGTCAGAGAATAG
- a CDS encoding DUF5068 domain-containing protein codes for MGKAKVLTATIISAAMLLLSACGNEEKTSGTKTEPSKETTNAPTEEKENTKVEETKETSSENSGEVLNPSIAEESEGNVEVIYTNKDPKYTHDLDDFKISVDEYQIVKVTDMNEYSKILFDDQIDGYVVTTKVTIENGTDKPMYFNNNHKIQLNNDLDYIPSDWKNFVPEDQQINKIKKNKEQISLFEADEKVTGLMTFTLTNDEFDKLKTVKPKYIIEGGVADNDQYKNSNLQESPAYDFIYSDEQANETAGQPKFYQDRLTTDNWADKKMIFEKSGINDTQQIGDVKVTVEGVQYTEVIPTEANKQMFSDFGDSGVAALTVKIKIDNQSSSPVSISNLGTILNVDDNRARFLSQGMAEPSDPDEIAAGQTGEKLHVFLFRKDEFQLYKKFTMEFGPFIAKDGNEAFKGRTATFTLPR; via the coding sequence GTGGGGAAAGCGAAAGTATTAACGGCAACAATCATTTCTGCAGCAATGCTTTTATTGTCAGCATGCGGAAATGAAGAAAAGACTTCAGGAACAAAAACGGAGCCAAGCAAAGAAACAACCAATGCTCCTACTGAAGAAAAAGAGAATACAAAAGTCGAAGAAACAAAGGAAACTTCTTCTGAAAATTCAGGTGAAGTATTGAATCCAAGCATCGCAGAAGAATCTGAAGGTAATGTAGAAGTGATTTACACAAATAAAGACCCTAAATATACTCATGATTTAGATGATTTTAAAATTTCTGTCGATGAATACCAAATTGTTAAAGTAACAGATATGAATGAGTATTCTAAGATATTGTTTGACGATCAAATCGATGGATATGTGGTTACAACTAAAGTTACCATTGAAAATGGAACCGACAAACCGATGTACTTTAACAATAATCATAAAATTCAACTAAACAATGATTTAGATTATATTCCGTCTGATTGGAAAAACTTTGTACCAGAAGATCAACAAATTAACAAAATCAAAAAAAATAAAGAACAAATATCTTTATTTGAAGCTGACGAGAAGGTAACAGGCTTAATGACCTTTACTTTAACTAATGATGAATTTGATAAATTAAAAACTGTGAAACCGAAATACATCATTGAAGGTGGAGTAGCAGATAACGATCAATATAAAAATAGCAACTTACAGGAATCGCCAGCTTATGATTTTATTTATAGTGATGAACAAGCTAATGAAACAGCCGGACAACCTAAATTTTATCAGGATCGCCTAACTACAGATAACTGGGCCGACAAGAAAATGATTTTTGAAAAATCTGGGATCAATGATACACAGCAGATTGGCGATGTGAAAGTAACGGTTGAAGGTGTACAATATACGGAAGTCATACCAACAGAAGCAAATAAACAAATGTTCAGTGATTTTGGAGATAGTGGAGTTGCTGCATTGACAGTCAAAATAAAAATTGATAATCAATCAAGCTCACCAGTTAGTATTTCAAACCTTGGTACTATCCTTAATGTTGACGACAATCGAGCAAGATTTTTAAGTCAGGGCATGGCTGAACCAAGTGATCCAGACGAAATTGCAGCTGGCCAAACAGGTGAAAAGTTACACGTTTTCCTATTCAGGAAAGATGAATTTCAGTTGTATAAAAAGTTTACTATGGAGTTCGGACCATTTATTGCAAAAGACGGGAACGAAGCGTTTAAAGGCAGAACAGCAACATTTACTTTACCGAGATAA
- a CDS encoding vWA domain-containing protein — MKKSIIFILLICTIVLTACSEEESSSKNNEEQTITDDKSVIVEKNESDEEGENQPLPYDESDFKRPLTDVEKMMLDYNGIYSGSNYSEEDLYKKIDQLPPNLTEQEYYDKLLNLLKEDYSSEVETLVNFDDVINVNLERPDENIDTTIKNIRYVILLDASGSMFGQINGITKMEAAKESIEEFAQGLPSDSSISLRAYGNKGSNKQEDKLLSCSSTEEVYSGNFNKEEFNKSLGSIQPSGWTPIALALESIKNDINDNEKVIVYVVSDGIETCGGDPVEVVKELKESGIDITVNIIGFDIDDNGQRLLKEVSDEGNGEFKNVNSQQELNKYLRQQYEVQQYKWSNWKDSGVEQATQISDEKKLQIVDIEDEIKNIANTEYEHLINAHAYLEKTFEESNIDFDEIASLINERYSKISKYARDTSESIRSNIMMNNSEEIRNYNEEGDNKVNENIIEKSKVNE, encoded by the coding sequence ATGAAAAAGAGTATTATTTTTATTTTATTAATATGTACAATTGTTTTAACTGCTTGTAGTGAAGAGGAAAGTAGTTCAAAAAATAATGAGGAACAAACTATAACCGATGATAAAAGCGTGATTGTTGAAAAAAATGAAAGTGATGAAGAAGGAGAAAATCAGCCCCTTCCTTATGATGAAAGTGATTTCAAACGACCACTTACAGACGTTGAAAAGATGATGCTAGACTATAATGGGATTTATAGTGGTTCTAATTACAGTGAAGAGGATCTCTATAAGAAGATAGATCAGCTGCCACCAAATTTAACAGAACAAGAATACTATGATAAATTACTTAATCTTTTAAAAGAAGATTATTCCTCTGAAGTTGAGACATTAGTCAATTTTGATGATGTTATTAATGTTAACTTAGAACGGCCAGATGAAAATATTGATACAACAATAAAAAATATTCGTTACGTTATATTGTTAGATGCAAGTGGTAGCATGTTCGGGCAGATAAATGGAATTACTAAGATGGAAGCAGCTAAAGAATCTATTGAAGAATTTGCTCAAGGTCTTCCGTCTGATTCATCAATTTCATTAAGAGCATATGGAAATAAGGGGAGCAATAAGCAAGAAGATAAACTACTATCATGCTCATCAACTGAAGAAGTGTATAGTGGTAATTTTAATAAAGAAGAGTTTAATAAATCTTTAGGATCAATCCAACCTTCAGGTTGGACACCTATCGCTTTAGCTTTAGAATCGATTAAAAACGATATTAATGATAATGAGAAAGTTATAGTGTATGTGGTGAGTGATGGGATAGAAACTTGTGGTGGTGATCCTGTTGAGGTAGTGAAAGAATTAAAGGAATCGGGAATTGATATTACTGTTAATATTATTGGTTTTGATATTGATGATAATGGACAAAGATTATTAAAAGAAGTTTCTGACGAAGGAAATGGTGAATTTAAGAATGTTAATTCTCAACAAGAATTAAATAAATACTTACGTCAGCAATATGAAGTACAGCAGTATAAATGGTCAAATTGGAAAGATTCTGGTGTTGAACAGGCAACCCAAATTAGTGATGAAAAGAAATTACAAATAGTCGATATTGAAGATGAAATTAAAAATATTGCTAATACAGAGTATGAACACTTAATAAATGCTCATGCGTATCTAGAGAAAACGTTTGAGGAATCTAATATTGATTTTGATGAAATAGCATCTTTGATTAATGAGAGGTATTCTAAAATTTCGAAGTATGCTAGAGATACAAGTGAATCTATACGTTCAAATATAATGATGAATAACAGCGAGGAGATAAGAAATTATAATGAGGAAGGGGATAACAAAGTTAATGAAAATATCATAGAAAAGAGTAAAGTGAATGAATAG
- a CDS encoding VirD4-like conjugal transfer protein, CD1115 family, which yields MSILIAVVIAILADLFLLSFAVNFPKSHDVNQVVQALKEPFELYNVSKNTELFLPLQLATIAVAIFLSFKVYKLILGEGKYKDASNYGAHGTARFAKDVEVFNDKEFVKKTFNKSPQKNLQNKEGLIFGLLKDKPVILSENTSIPNRNVFIVGSPGSGKTQSYILTNLIFERNRSMVITDPKGEIFEATARLKKQQGYEVRLINFKEMLVSDRYNPIDYITKEVEAEQVANTIVINSMQGQKPDFWTKAEIALLKTLLLYVKYEDATKANLANVKRILTTHGSTPEAMDEFFSHLEPDHPAFSAYQIVRMASDKVRDSIFVSLAITLSKFDASDVRKFTETSDFLLDDIGKKKMVVYVVLPVADSTWEPLTANFFTQMFQRLYDVADKNFNKLPVPVNLFLDEFPNLGKIPGYEEILATCRSYGISSSTIIQSIGQLIDKYSKEKAEAIIGNCSLRYLLGVGDKLTSEYFSDLIGKTTIRTQSSSVSKNAKGGSDSKSDSYTGRNLLTPDELTRMPREEAILLVSGGYAMQLKKTFQFKFFQGILNDDNKISRFDYLKLSTEGTKRDNATENTEQNDMEEKLYKENREFTLEDLVEDQHIVEENTLSNKDKVENAKDSILANIVATNQMIESYDDKDRILDSELEKELELPLDSELEKELELPLDSELEKELELPLDSELEKELELPLDSELEKELELPLDSELEKELELPLDSELEKELELPLDSELEKELELPLDSELEKELELPLDSELEKELELPLDSELEKNRFRARKGIRASFRFRARKGIRASFRFRARKGIRASFRFRARKGIRASFRFRARKGIRASFRFRARKGIRASFRFRARKGIGASFRSRARKGIGASFRSRARKGIGAFKF from the coding sequence ATGTCTATTTTGATTGCTGTAGTAATAGCTATACTTGCAGATTTATTTCTTTTAAGTTTTGCTGTTAATTTTCCTAAATCGCATGATGTAAACCAAGTTGTTCAGGCCTTAAAAGAGCCTTTTGAATTATATAATGTGTCTAAAAATACTGAGTTGTTTTTACCGTTGCAATTAGCAACTATAGCAGTAGCAATTTTTCTTTCTTTTAAAGTATATAAATTGATTTTAGGAGAAGGGAAATACAAAGATGCATCTAATTATGGTGCGCATGGTACAGCACGTTTTGCTAAGGATGTTGAAGTATTTAATGATAAGGAATTCGTTAAAAAAACGTTTAATAAATCACCACAGAAAAATTTACAAAATAAAGAGGGATTAATATTTGGTTTATTAAAAGATAAACCAGTTATTTTATCAGAGAACACAAGTATTCCGAATAGAAATGTTTTTATAGTAGGTTCTCCTGGTTCTGGTAAAACCCAATCCTATATTTTAACTAATCTAATATTTGAACGAAATCGTTCGATGGTGATTACTGATCCAAAGGGCGAGATTTTTGAAGCTACAGCACGACTAAAGAAACAACAAGGGTATGAAGTTAGGCTTATTAATTTTAAAGAAATGTTAGTATCAGATCGTTATAATCCGATTGATTACATAACAAAAGAAGTGGAAGCTGAACAAGTAGCTAACACAATTGTCATTAACTCAATGCAGGGCCAAAAACCGGATTTTTGGACCAAAGCTGAAATTGCTCTTTTAAAAACTTTGTTGTTATATGTGAAGTATGAAGATGCAACGAAAGCGAATCTTGCTAATGTTAAACGAATACTTACTACACATGGAAGTACCCCAGAAGCTATGGATGAATTTTTCTCACACTTAGAGCCTGACCATCCTGCTTTTTCGGCTTATCAAATTGTTCGTATGGCTTCAGATAAAGTGCGAGATAGCATATTTGTTTCTTTGGCTATTACCTTATCGAAATTTGATGCAAGTGATGTAAGGAAATTTACAGAAACAAGTGACTTTTTACTTGATGATATTGGGAAAAAGAAAATGGTTGTATATGTAGTATTACCTGTTGCAGATAGTACTTGGGAGCCGTTAACCGCAAACTTTTTTACTCAAATGTTCCAGCGTTTATATGATGTAGCAGATAAAAATTTCAATAAGCTACCAGTACCAGTGAATTTATTTCTCGATGAGTTCCCGAATCTAGGTAAAATTCCTGGGTATGAAGAAATTCTTGCTACTTGCAGATCCTATGGAATATCTTCTAGTACCATCATTCAATCAATTGGTCAGCTAATTGATAAATATAGTAAAGAAAAGGCAGAAGCTATTATTGGTAACTGTAGTTTACGTTACTTGTTAGGAGTAGGGGATAAATTAACTTCAGAATATTTTTCTGATTTGATTGGTAAAACGACTATACGTACACAATCATCATCTGTTTCTAAAAATGCTAAAGGTGGATCGGATTCTAAGTCAGACAGCTACACAGGCCGTAATTTACTTACACCAGATGAGTTAACGAGGATGCCAAGAGAAGAAGCAATATTGTTGGTTTCTGGTGGCTACGCAATGCAGCTGAAGAAAACTTTCCAATTTAAATTTTTTCAGGGAATTTTAAATGACGATAACAAAATCAGTCGTTTTGATTATTTGAAATTATCGACTGAAGGTACAAAACGAGATAATGCGACAGAAAATACAGAGCAAAACGACATGGAAGAGAAATTATATAAGGAAAATCGAGAATTTACTTTAGAAGATCTAGTGGAAGATCAACACATTGTAGAAGAAAATACTTTGAGTAATAAAGATAAAGTTGAAAATGCAAAAGACTCAATCTTAGCTAATATAGTTGCTACTAATCAAATGATTGAAAGCTATGATGATAAGGATAGAATTTTAGATTCAGAGCTAGAAAAGGAATTAGAGCTTCCTTTAGATTCAGAGCTAGAAAAGGAATTAGAGCTTCCTTTAGATTCAGAGCTAGAAAAGGAATTAGAGCTTCCTTTAGATTCAGAGCTAGAAAAGGAATTAGAGCTTCCTTTAGATTCAGAGCTAGAAAAGGAATTAGAGCTTCCTTTAGATTCAGAGCTAGAAAAGGAATTAGAGCTTCCTTTAGATTCAGAGCTAGAAAAGGAATTAGAGCTTCCTTTAGATTCAGAGCTAGAAAAGGAATTAGAGCTTCCTTTAGATTCAGAGCTAGAAAAGGAATTAGAGCTTCCTTTAGATTCAGAGCTAGAAAAGGAATTAGAGCTTCCTTTAGATTCAGAGCTAGAAAAAAATAGATTCAGAGCTAGAAAAGGAATTAGAGCTTCCTTTAGATTCAGAGCTAGAAAAGGAATTAGAGCTTCCTTTAGATTCAGAGCTAGAAAAGGAATTAGAGCTTCCTTTAGATTCAGAGCTAGAAAAGGAATTAGAGCTTCCTTTAGATTCAGAGCTAGAAAAGGAATTAGAGCTTCCTTTAGATTCAGAGCTAGAAAAGGAATTAGAGCTTCCTTTAGATTCAGAGCTAGAAAAGGAATTGGAGCTTCCTTTAGATCCAGAGCTAGAAAAGGAATTGGAGCTTCCTTTAGATCCAGAGCTAGAAAAGGAATTGGGGCTTTCAAGTTTTAA